The proteins below come from a single Corynebacterium glyciniphilum AJ 3170 genomic window:
- the rsmG gene encoding 16S rRNA (guanine(527)-N(7))-methyltransferase RsmG gives MSQSEEYLSPQDAPSPPPEAETVFSDRTALASRYAGWLRDAGVVRGLIGPREVDRLWERHILNSAVLGEVVEDGARVVDVGSGAGLPGIPLAIARPDLRVQLVEPLLRRVTFLNEVVADLALDNVEVFRGRAEEKDIATAVGGADVVTSRAVAPVGRLMGWSLPLASVGGHVKALKGSSAQEELVRDARELTRAGGSAGTVLEVGAAVLSQPTFVVDVERLR, from the coding sequence GTGAGCCAGTCAGAAGAGTACCTCTCGCCCCAGGACGCCCCCTCCCCTCCCCCGGAGGCCGAGACGGTCTTCAGTGACCGCACGGCCCTTGCGTCGCGCTATGCAGGGTGGCTACGCGATGCGGGCGTTGTCCGCGGCCTGATCGGCCCGCGTGAGGTCGACCGGTTGTGGGAGCGTCACATTCTGAACAGCGCAGTCCTGGGTGAGGTTGTGGAGGATGGGGCCCGCGTCGTGGATGTCGGTTCTGGCGCCGGGCTCCCTGGAATCCCCTTGGCTATAGCTCGACCCGATCTACGGGTCCAACTCGTTGAGCCCCTGCTGCGGCGTGTGACGTTCCTGAACGAAGTTGTCGCTGATCTGGCTCTTGACAATGTCGAGGTGTTCCGCGGACGTGCGGAGGAGAAGGACATCGCCACGGCGGTTGGTGGTGCAGACGTGGTCACCTCGCGCGCGGTGGCACCTGTCGGTCGTCTGATGGGTTGGTCCCTGCCGCTGGCGAGCGTGGGTGGGCATGTGAAGGCATTGAAAGGCTCGTCGGCGCAAGAAGAACTGGTCCGTGATGCACGGGAACTCACTCGGGCTGGCGGCTCGGCTGGAACGGTCCTGGAGGTCGGTGCCGCGGTCCTGTCGCAGCCTACTTTCGTGGTGGACGTCGAGCGCCTACGCTGA